A genomic window from Acidobacteriota bacterium includes:
- the rfbD gene encoding dTDP-4-dehydrorhamnose reductase, translating to MKILITGANGQLARVLPKALLGHESIPLTRTQLDITKLNLVRDALDWHKPDAVINTAAYTNVDGAEEDQESAYRINALGARNLALATGEADVPLLHVSTDYVFDGTGKRPLHEFDPVNPQSLYGRSKLAGEQQVALFNPRHYIARTAWLYSTDGKNFPLTMLAQAAKPEVEHVRVVNDQYGSPTYAPHLAQALAQLIQTDAYGTYHLAGQGSASWYELTNELYYRSTITLPVYPVKSEEYPRPAKRPKYAVLTTLQDPQILLPPWEEGLAEFVWLMRRNR from the coding sequence ATGAAAATCCTCATCACCGGAGCCAACGGACAACTCGCGCGCGTGCTGCCCAAAGCCTTGCTCGGCCACGAATCCATCCCGCTCACGCGCACGCAACTCGACATTACCAAACTCAATCTGGTGCGCGACGCGCTCGACTGGCACAAACCCGATGCCGTCATCAACACGGCGGCCTACACCAACGTAGACGGCGCGGAGGAAGATCAAGAATCCGCCTATCGCATCAACGCCTTAGGCGCGCGCAACCTGGCGCTGGCGACGGGCGAGGCCGATGTGCCGTTGCTGCACGTTTCGACCGATTACGTGTTTGACGGCACGGGCAAACGTCCGCTGCACGAATTCGACCCGGTCAATCCGCAGTCCCTCTATGGCCGCAGCAAGCTCGCCGGCGAACAGCAGGTCGCGCTGTTTAACCCGCGCCACTACATCGCGCGCACCGCCTGGCTTTATTCAACGGATGGCAAAAACTTCCCGTTGACGATGCTGGCGCAAGCGGCCAAGCCGGAGGTTGAACACGTGCGCGTGGTCAACGATCAGTACGGTTCGCCGACTTACGCCCCGCATCTGGCACAGGCGCTGGCGCAATTGATTCAGACCGATGCTTACGGCACCTATCACCTGGCCGGACAAGGCAGCGCCAGTTGGTACGAACTGACCAACGAGTTGTATTACCGCAGCACGATCACGCTGCCCGTGTATCCGGTCAAAAGCGAAGAGTACCCGCGCCCAGCTAAGCGCCCGAAATACGCGGTACTGACGACGCTGCAAGACCCACAGATTTTGCTGCCGCCGTGGGAAGAGGGGCTGGCCGAATTCGTTTGGCTGATGCGGCGCAACCGCTAA
- a CDS encoding type II toxin-antitoxin system VapC family toxin produces MKYLLDTHTFIWWDSEPAKLSATVATILQNRQHTILLSVASAWEIQIKFQLGKLDLQLSLATIVANQIQQNQFKLLPVGLEHVLALNQLPAVHKDPFDRLLAAQSMVEQATLLSADAIFAGYPVNTLW; encoded by the coding sequence TTGAAGTACTTGCTCGACACGCACACGTTCATTTGGTGGGACAGCGAACCAGCCAAGCTTTCGGCGACGGTCGCCACGATCTTGCAGAATCGTCAACACACAATTTTGCTCAGTGTGGCGAGCGCCTGGGAAATACAGATCAAGTTTCAGTTGGGCAAACTCGACTTGCAATTGTCGCTGGCAACCATCGTTGCCAACCAAATACAACAGAATCAGTTTAAGTTGCTGCCAGTCGGTCTTGAACACGTTCTGGCACTCAATCAATTGCCAGCGGTTCACAAAGACCCTTTTGACCGGCTATTGGCCGCACAATCCATGGTTGAGCAGGCGACTTTATTGAGCGCCGATGCAATCTTTGCGGGCTATCCAGTCAATACGCTCTGGTAG
- a CDS encoding DUF1501 domain-containing protein, with product MSRRELIFRAGAGFSGLALASLLDQDKLLAATPTTGTPGTRDSEGNPLAVKAPHFAAKAKSVIFLFMYGGPSQVDLFDPKPMLTKHHGQPLPGLDKLETFNKNGNLMASPYAFKKYGHGGVDISELYSNLGSVADDLCVLRSLYCLSNNHSPAIFQMNSGNIRPGNPSLGSWVTYGLGTENQNLPAYIVMYDWRGGPIGGAPNWSSGFMPAAFQGTSFRSGNVPIVDLNPPKWVDPHLQRQEVDFIQKLNQDHQERHGKNSDLDARIASYELAFQMQTHAPEAVDLAKESDATKKLYGIGEKHTDYFGKQCLTARRLVERGVRFIQLYHGGGHQQESWDAHYGIDENHRLHCAETDIPMTGLIKDLKARGLLDSTLIVWGGEFGRMPTSQSGIGRDHNHYGFSMWLAGGGVKGGQMLGETDEFGAKAVVDPYSVYDLHATILHALGMDHRRLTYYYGGRDQRLTNFGGDPILKVFA from the coding sequence ATGTCGCGCCGCGAACTCATCTTTCGCGCGGGCGCTGGCTTTTCCGGCCTCGCGCTCGCTTCCCTGCTCGACCAGGACAAGCTGCTGGCCGCGACGCCAACCACTGGCACGCCCGGCACGCGCGACAGCGAAGGCAATCCGCTCGCCGTCAAAGCGCCGCATTTCGCGGCCAAAGCCAAATCGGTCATCTTCCTGTTTATGTACGGCGGGCCGAGCCAGGTTGACCTGTTCGACCCGAAGCCAATGCTGACCAAACACCACGGCCAGCCGCTGCCGGGCTTGGACAAGCTCGAAACGTTCAACAAAAATGGCAACCTGATGGCCTCGCCATATGCGTTCAAAAAATACGGGCACGGCGGCGTAGACATCTCCGAACTGTATTCCAACCTCGGCAGCGTGGCCGATGATTTGTGCGTGCTGCGTTCGCTGTATTGCCTGAGCAACAACCATTCGCCCGCGATCTTTCAGATGAACAGCGGCAACATACGGCCCGGCAATCCCAGCTTGGGTTCGTGGGTAACGTATGGATTGGGCACCGAGAATCAAAACCTGCCCGCCTACATCGTGATGTACGACTGGCGCGGCGGCCCGATTGGCGGCGCACCCAACTGGTCATCTGGCTTTATGCCCGCGGCGTTTCAGGGTACCTCCTTCCGCTCTGGCAATGTGCCTATCGTAGACCTCAACCCGCCCAAGTGGGTTGACCCGCATTTGCAGCGGCAGGAAGTGGACTTCATTCAAAAGCTCAATCAGGATCATCAAGAACGCCACGGCAAGAACAGCGACCTCGATGCGCGCATCGCTTCGTATGAACTCGCTTTCCAGATGCAGACCCACGCGCCCGAAGCCGTTGACTTGGCGAAAGAATCCGACGCAACCAAAAAGCTTTATGGCATCGGCGAAAAGCACACCGACTATTTCGGCAAGCAGTGCCTGACCGCGCGCCGCTTGGTCGAACGCGGCGTGCGCTTCATCCAGCTTTACCACGGCGGCGGCCACCAGCAGGAATCGTGGGACGCGCATTACGGCATTGACGAAAATCACCGGCTGCATTGCGCCGAAACCGACATCCCGATGACCGGCCTGATCAAAGACCTCAAAGCGCGCGGCCTGCTCGATTCCACACTCATCGTCTGGGGCGGCGAATTCGGACGCATGCCTACCTCACAATCCGGCATCGGGCGCGATCACAACCATTATGGCTTCTCGATGTGGCTGGCCGGCGGCGGCGTCAAAGGCGGCCAAATGCTGGGCGAGACAGACGAGTTTGGGGCAAAAGCCGTGGTTGATCCGTATTCGGTTTACGACCTGCACGCGACGATCTTGCATGCGCTGGGGATGGATCACCGGCGGCTGACGTATTACTACGGCGGGAGAGATCAGCGGCTGACGAATTTTGGGGGCGATCCGATTTTGAAGGTGTTTGCGTGA
- the rfbC gene encoding dTDP-4-dehydrorhamnose 3,5-epimerase produces MKFLPTDLPGVILIEPQVWRDERGFFLETYQREKYAAGGVDAVFVQDNHSRSARGTLRGLHAQLARPQGKLIRVIEGEIFDVAVDIRRGSPHFGKWMGAWLTAENFRQIYVPPGFAHGFCVTSEVAQVEYKCTDIYDPASEITVLWNDRALGIQWPDLPDASLLSKKDQQGKPLAELLAVLPQFEK; encoded by the coding sequence ATGAAATTCCTGCCGACCGATTTGCCCGGCGTCATCCTGATCGAGCCGCAAGTCTGGCGTGATGAACGCGGCTTCTTTCTGGAAACCTACCAGCGCGAAAAGTACGCGGCGGGCGGCGTTGACGCGGTCTTCGTGCAAGACAATCATTCGCGTTCGGCGCGCGGTACGTTGCGCGGACTGCACGCCCAACTGGCCCGCCCCCAAGGCAAATTGATCCGTGTGATCGAAGGCGAGATTTTCGACGTCGCCGTGGACATCCGGCGCGGCTCGCCACACTTTGGCAAATGGATGGGCGCATGGTTGACAGCCGAAAACTTCCGGCAGATTTATGTACCGCCCGGTTTTGCTCACGGCTTTTGCGTCACCAGTGAAGTTGCGCAGGTCGAATACAAATGCACGGACATTTATGATCCGGCCAGCGAGATCACAGTGTTGTGGAACGATCGGGCGCTCGGCATTCAATGGCCGGATTTGCCGGACGCATCGCTGCTCTCAAAGAAAGATCAACAAGGCAAGCCACTGGCGGAATTGCTGGCAGTCTTGCCGCAGTTTGAAAAGTAG
- a CDS encoding PQQ-dependent sugar dehydrogenase, producing the protein MNKACLALSIFSFVTGLSLVTGLTARVAAQAPAQPPAPAQPADLKVPAGFKVSVFASGVAGARLMAVSPDGVVYVALQGKGEVAALPDKDKDGKADKVETVLTGLTRPHSLAFNKGYLYIATNPAVLRVKFANGKIEGTPEKFIDLPVSTTAHWTRTIGFDKSGKFYVSIGSSCNVCEDADERRQTIMVYNADGSGGKPFAKGMRNSIGFDWDPKTGVIWADDMGQDGLGEEFPPDEINRVEAGKHYGFPYFVGNNVANAGLKDAKGSMKATDATPPAFELPAHSSPIDMRFYTGKAFPSAYRGALFLAIHGSSPTGRKEKIGYKVVRVVFKDGKPVGLEDFATGWLNAGQANNGRPAGLLTGADGALYISDDNKGFVYRVSYGK; encoded by the coding sequence GTGAACAAAGCGTGTCTGGCTCTGTCCATCTTTTCGTTCGTGACTGGCCTTTCCCTCGTCACCGGCTTGACCGCGCGCGTCGCCGCGCAAGCGCCCGCGCAACCGCCAGCTCCGGCGCAACCCGCCGATTTGAAAGTCCCGGCGGGCTTCAAAGTATCGGTCTTTGCTTCCGGTGTCGCGGGCGCGCGCCTGATGGCCGTCAGCCCCGATGGCGTCGTTTACGTCGCGCTGCAAGGCAAAGGCGAAGTCGCCGCCTTGCCCGACAAAGACAAGGACGGCAAGGCTGATAAAGTCGAAACGGTGCTAACCGGTCTGACGCGCCCGCACAGTCTGGCGTTCAACAAAGGCTATTTGTATATCGCCACTAATCCCGCCGTGCTGCGCGTCAAATTTGCCAACGGCAAGATTGAGGGGACGCCGGAAAAATTCATTGACCTGCCAGTCTCAACGACTGCGCATTGGACGCGCACGATTGGCTTCGACAAAAGCGGCAAGTTTTATGTCTCCATCGGTTCGTCATGCAACGTTTGCGAAGATGCGGATGAGCGGCGTCAGACGATCATGGTTTACAACGCGGACGGCAGCGGCGGAAAGCCGTTTGCCAAGGGCATGCGCAACTCCATCGGATTTGATTGGGATCCGAAAACCGGCGTCATCTGGGCCGACGACATGGGCCAGGACGGCTTGGGCGAAGAGTTCCCGCCCGATGAAATCAACCGCGTCGAAGCCGGCAAGCATTACGGCTTCCCCTATTTCGTCGGCAACAACGTCGCCAACGCTGGCTTGAAGGATGCGAAAGGCTCCATGAAAGCAACGGACGCCACGCCGCCCGCCTTTGAATTGCCCGCGCATTCGTCGCCGATTGATATGCGGTTTTACACCGGCAAAGCTTTTCCATCCGCTTATCGTGGCGCGCTCTTCCTGGCGATTCACGGTTCCAGCCCGACGGGCCGCAAAGAGAAGATCGGTTACAAAGTCGTGCGCGTTGTTTTCAAGGACGGCAAGCCGGTTGGCCTGGAAGATTTCGCGACCGGCTGGTTAAATGCCGGACAAGCCAACAACGGACGCCCGGCCGGATTGCTGACGGGCGCAGACGGTGCGCTCTACATTTCGGACGATAACAAAGGTTTTGTGTACAGGGTTAGTTACGGCAAGTGA
- a CDS encoding Fic family protein, whose protein sequence is MYERKSNLSQADLELSNVELSALSKVWKERKSELEHGGEYQEFLKKLQREWAIETGIIERLYTWDRGVTEVLIEQGIDSTIIAHQSGMSRDQATHVKDIIDDQLTIIDHLFSFVKGEQPLTEHFIRGLQERFTAHQEFTDARTPAGDKILVPILRGEYKQQPNNPRRPDGEIHEYCPTLFVEEEMERLVAWYKEAEANASVEVLAAWLHHRFTQIHPFQDGNGRVARALATLVFLKEGLFPLIIRDQDRDKEYIPALELADKGDLQALVQLFAKRQKASILAAIGLEQQVQQSRYTEEIIASAIKVLKNRVAGETKKLNQVYEIADKLYAVTNERLHEISTRLNKQLGQVEIRNHQLFYKASVIAANKDSQTKHYFHHQIIEVAKHFGYFANLDKYRAWIRLSIYTDDQFEYVISFHGYGYGDSGIMAASSFTCQRIQREDGYGTDVINTRPASPDFFQFNYEESIESTEKRFGEWLEASIAIALAEWKRLLQA, encoded by the coding sequence ATGTATGAAAGAAAATCCAATCTTAGTCAGGCGGATCTAGAGTTATCGAATGTTGAACTCTCAGCACTCTCGAAGGTTTGGAAGGAGCGAAAATCCGAGTTAGAACATGGTGGCGAGTACCAAGAATTCTTGAAAAAGCTTCAACGCGAATGGGCAATCGAGACTGGAATTATTGAACGACTCTACACTTGGGATAGAGGCGTGACGGAGGTTTTGATTGAACAAGGTATAGACAGCACAATTATTGCCCATCAGAGCGGAATGTCGCGTGACCAAGCAACACATGTGAAGGACATTATTGATGACCAACTCACAATAATTGACCACTTGTTCTCCTTTGTTAAAGGTGAGCAACCCTTGACCGAGCACTTCATAAGAGGATTGCAGGAACGATTCACAGCACACCAAGAATTTACCGATGCGCGTACTCCAGCCGGAGACAAAATACTCGTCCCTATTTTGCGGGGCGAATATAAACAACAACCCAATAACCCGCGTCGCCCGGACGGAGAGATACATGAGTACTGCCCCACATTATTTGTAGAAGAAGAAATGGAGCGACTTGTAGCGTGGTATAAGGAAGCTGAAGCCAACGCTTCGGTTGAAGTTTTAGCTGCCTGGCTCCACCACAGATTTACCCAGATTCACCCCTTCCAAGATGGCAATGGAAGAGTTGCACGTGCCCTAGCTACGCTGGTTTTCTTAAAGGAAGGATTGTTCCCACTTATCATTCGTGATCAAGACCGCGACAAAGAATATATACCAGCGCTTGAATTGGCAGATAAAGGCGATCTACAGGCTCTAGTTCAGCTTTTCGCAAAACGGCAGAAAGCGTCAATTCTTGCGGCAATCGGTCTTGAGCAACAAGTCCAGCAATCACGATACACTGAAGAAATCATAGCTTCTGCAATTAAGGTGCTTAAAAATCGAGTAGCAGGAGAGACGAAGAAGCTAAACCAAGTCTATGAAATAGCGGATAAGCTATATGCAGTGACTAATGAGAGGCTGCATGAAATTTCCACACGACTTAATAAACAATTAGGACAAGTCGAAATCCGGAATCATCAACTTTTTTATAAAGCGTCCGTAATCGCCGCGAACAAAGATTCTCAGACCAAACACTACTTTCACCATCAGATAATTGAAGTTGCCAAACACTTTGGTTACTTTGCTAACTTAGATAAGTACCGAGCGTGGATACGTCTTTCAATATATACAGACGACCAGTTTGAGTATGTAATTAGTTTTCACGGTTATGGATATGGCGATAGCGGAATTATGGCCGCAAGTTCTTTCACTTGTCAGCGCATCCAACGGGAAGACGGCTACGGAACTGATGTAATTAACACACGCCCTGCATCTCCCGATTTCTTCCAATTTAATTATGAAGAGTCTATTGAGAGCACTGAGAAAAGGTTCGGTGAGTGGCTAGAGGCCTCTATAGCAATTGCTTTAGCAGAATGGAAACGACTGTTGCAAGCTTAG
- a CDS encoding STAS/SEC14 domain-containing protein, with the protein MEPSLGTTTSTQLIKAAEQLSLAELECFTEEIIALRARRNAPLLPAKESPLFKTINQTLTVEERTRLAELGDKRVEEALTPDEQRDLLALQQKLEALHAARMKALADLAALRGITLTATMDELGIHFPDYL; encoded by the coding sequence ATGGAACCTAGCCTTGGCACAACGACAAGCACTCAATTGATAAAGGCGGCTGAGCAATTAAGCCTCGCCGAACTAGAGTGTTTTACCGAAGAAATCATTGCCTTGCGCGCCCGTCGCAATGCGCCTCTCTTGCCGGCAAAAGAATCACCCCTCTTCAAAACGATCAACCAAACCTTAACGGTCGAAGAACGGACTCGGCTTGCTGAATTGGGCGATAAGCGTGTGGAAGAGGCATTGACGCCTGACGAGCAGCGCGACCTTCTCGCTTTGCAGCAAAAACTTGAAGCCTTACACGCAGCGCGGATGAAAGCGTTGGCCGATTTAGCGGCGCTGCGTGGAATCACTCTCACCGCCACGATGGATGAGTTAGGAATTCATTTCCCTGATTATCTTTAG
- a CDS encoding PQQ-binding-like beta-propeller repeat protein: MLHAASCDFVGKETEHQVKRLILTVAVLLAVTAPLQSVFAQGKDYRVLGADKKHVAIVNAKGEVEWEVPNPDAREIHDIQMLDNGNVLFQTGYTTVVEVNKAKEVVWKHESKPKEGYTGKVEIHSYQRLKDGNTLISESGNSRLIEVDKQDKIVKVVPLTVVKSNSHRDTRMVRKLDNGHYLVCQEGEGKVREYDATGKIVWEYALELGDRPRSDGHGPEGHGVEVFGAVRLKNGNTLIAGGNNNRILEVNKAGKTVWSIDHTELPGITFAWMTTLQVLPNGNIIIGNTHATEANPQLIEVTRTKKVVWQFKDWTNFGNNLVAAQVVGLKGKVIR; the protein is encoded by the coding sequence ATGCTTCATGCTGCTTCGTGTGACTTCGTGGGAAAAGAAACGGAGCATCAAGTGAAACGACTGATTTTGACTGTGGCTGTGTTGTTGGCGGTGACCGCGCCGTTGCAATCGGTATTCGCCCAAGGCAAAGACTATCGCGTGCTGGGCGCTGACAAAAAGCACGTCGCCATCGTCAACGCTAAAGGCGAAGTCGAATGGGAAGTGCCCAATCCCGACGCGCGCGAGATTCACGACATCCAAATGCTGGACAACGGCAACGTGCTCTTCCAGACCGGCTACACCACCGTCGTCGAAGTCAACAAGGCCAAAGAGGTCGTTTGGAAACACGAGTCAAAGCCGAAAGAAGGTTATACCGGCAAGGTTGAGATTCATTCGTATCAACGACTGAAAGACGGCAATACGCTGATCTCTGAAAGTGGCAACAGCCGCCTGATCGAAGTGGACAAGCAAGACAAAATCGTCAAAGTGGTGCCGCTGACTGTCGTCAAATCGAACTCGCACCGCGACACGCGCATGGTGCGCAAACTCGACAACGGTCATTACCTCGTGTGCCAGGAAGGCGAAGGCAAGGTGCGCGAATACGACGCGACCGGCAAGATCGTCTGGGAATACGCGCTGGAATTGGGCGACCGCCCGCGCTCTGACGGTCACGGCCCCGAAGGCCACGGCGTCGAAGTCTTCGGCGCGGTGCGCTTGAAAAACGGCAACACGCTGATCGCGGGCGGCAATAACAACCGCATCCTCGAAGTAAACAAGGCCGGCAAGACCGTCTGGAGCATTGACCACACCGAACTGCCCGGCATCACCTTCGCGTGGATGACGACGTTGCAAGTGCTGCCCAACGGCAACATCATCATCGGCAACACGCACGCGACCGAAGCGAATCCGCAACTAATCGAAGTCACACGCACCAAGAAAGTCGTCTGGCAGTTTAAGGATTGGACGAACTTCGGCAATAATCTGGTGGCGGCGCAGGTAGTGGGGTTGAAAGGCAAAGTGATTCGCTAG
- a CDS encoding DUF1553 domain-containing protein yields the protein MPRYALSRRTYKLMLVALLVAACFFATQTYRPETAAAQTTEFFKQKVLPIFAANCAGCHGAQIQRGRLDLRTEEAILKGGTRGPAVVPGAPDKSVLYRMVAHKEEPAMPYGGDKLSDADLAVIAEWITKLTPVAATNHVETGPPTRKPGYSITGKDRQFWSFVKPVRPSVPAVKNQAWVRNEIDAFVLAKLEANGLEPAPAAPPRELLRRVYFDLIGLPPTPEEMAAFLKNPSDQAYRQVVEKLLASEHYGERWGRHWLDLARYADSGGYEFDYDRPHAWHYRDYVIKAFNADKPYDQFIREQLANDQLAGADKADKPEALIPTGFCRNGPTVDNANNEETRTDELDDMVATTSSVLMGLTVGCARCHDHKYDPIPQRDYYRLQAVFFPFKKTEKTFATAAEQEAFKNLNKEFDEKVRPFRQQIAEIEKPVREKLMREKVEFHVKLAKNSSGFGELTEEQFRAETAQRLKKEVNLQAEEIEAELAPADLQRRKELQKQMDAINNQRPKPLDAAMGVTDEEQPKQAYLLERGDWHNKGAAVSPGVPLIVSDGKDLAPANRRQQLAEFIASPDNPLTARVAVNRIWQYHFGKGIVRTPSDFGATGDRPSHPELLDWLAIGFVKQGWSWKAMHRRMLFSNTYRQASQFDEAKAAKDNENRLLWRFNPRRIEAEVLRDSILAVTGKLNTEMYGPGVYPRIDPDIINTGSRPRWPLDAKDEHATFRRSVYIFVKRSVLVPMLEVFDCPITVSPAPVRSTSTVSPQALALMNNQFVLEQAGFLAERVAKEAGAQPRAQVRRAFQLALSRTPSVKEMQWALAFTHTQTAGYAERKNEKPAAAALRDFCHALINLNEFLYVD from the coding sequence ATGCCAAGATACGCGCTGAGTCGCCGCACCTATAAGTTAATGCTGGTCGCCCTTTTGGTCGCCGCTTGTTTCTTTGCGACGCAAACGTACCGACCGGAAACGGCCGCCGCGCAGACCACTGAATTCTTCAAGCAAAAAGTGCTGCCCATCTTCGCGGCCAATTGCGCCGGTTGCCACGGCGCGCAAATCCAGCGCGGGCGGCTTGATCTGCGCACTGAAGAAGCCATCTTGAAAGGCGGCACGCGCGGCCCGGCGGTCGTGCCCGGCGCGCCGGACAAGAGTGTGCTCTATCGCATGGTCGCGCATAAAGAAGAGCCAGCGATGCCTTACGGCGGTGACAAGCTCAGCGACGCCGACCTGGCTGTGATTGCCGAATGGATCACGAAACTGACACCCGTGGCCGCAACCAATCACGTTGAAACCGGTCCGCCCACACGCAAGCCTGGCTATAGCATCACCGGCAAAGACCGCCAGTTCTGGTCATTCGTCAAACCGGTGCGCCCAAGCGTGCCGGCGGTCAAAAATCAGGCTTGGGTACGCAACGAGATTGACGCTTTTGTGCTCGCCAAACTGGAAGCGAATGGCTTGGAACCTGCGCCCGCCGCCCCGCCGCGCGAATTGTTGCGGCGCGTTTATTTCGATTTGATCGGCTTGCCGCCGACGCCCGAAGAGATGGCGGCGTTTTTGAAGAACCCTTCAGATCAGGCGTATCGTCAAGTCGTAGAGAAACTGCTGGCAAGCGAGCATTACGGCGAACGCTGGGGCCGCCACTGGCTCGATCTGGCGCGCTATGCCGACAGCGGCGGTTATGAATTCGATTACGACCGCCCGCACGCCTGGCATTATCGCGATTACGTGATCAAGGCGTTCAACGCCGACAAGCCCTACGATCAATTCATCCGCGAGCAATTGGCCAACGATCAACTAGCAGGTGCTGACAAAGCGGATAAACCGGAGGCGCTGATCCCGACCGGCTTTTGCCGCAACGGGCCGACGGTGGACAACGCCAACAACGAAGAGACGCGCACCGACGAATTGGACGACATGGTGGCGACGACTTCATCGGTGTTGATGGGGCTGACGGTGGGTTGCGCGCGCTGCCACGATCACAAATACGACCCGATTCCGCAGCGCGATTATTACCGGCTGCAAGCCGTCTTCTTCCCCTTCAAGAAAACCGAAAAGACCTTTGCCACGGCTGCCGAACAGGAAGCCTTCAAAAACCTCAACAAAGAATTCGATGAAAAGGTGCGGCCCTTTCGCCAGCAGATCGCCGAAATCGAAAAGCCGGTGCGTGAAAAACTGATGCGCGAAAAAGTCGAATTCCACGTCAAGCTCGCCAAAAACTCCTCCGGCTTTGGCGAACTGACCGAAGAGCAGTTTCGCGCCGAAACCGCCCAGCGCTTGAAAAAGGAAGTCAACCTGCAAGCCGAAGAGATCGAAGCCGAACTCGCGCCCGCCGACTTGCAACGCCGCAAGGAGCTGCAAAAACAAATGGACGCCATCAACAACCAGCGCCCCAAACCGCTGGACGCCGCGATGGGCGTGACCGACGAAGAGCAGCCCAAACAGGCCTACCTGCTCGAACGCGGCGACTGGCACAACAAAGGCGCGGCGGTTTCGCCCGGCGTGCCTCTTATCGTCAGCGACGGCAAAGACCTCGCGCCCGCCAACCGCCGCCAGCAACTGGCCGAATTCATCGCCAGCCCCGACAACCCGTTGACGGCGCGCGTCGCGGTCAATCGCATCTGGCAATACCACTTTGGCAAAGGCATTGTGCGCACGCCTAGCGATTTCGGCGCGACGGGCGACCGCCCCAGCCACCCCGAATTGCTGGACTGGCTCGCCATCGGATTCGTCAAGCAGGGTTGGAGTTGGAAGGCCATGCACCGGCGGATGCTGTTCTCAAACACCTATCGCCAGGCTTCTCAATTCGATGAGGCCAAGGCCGCCAAAGACAATGAGAATCGCCTGCTCTGGCGCTTCAATCCGCGCCGCATCGAAGCCGAAGTCTTGCGCGACAGCATCCTGGCCGTCACCGGCAAGCTCAACACCGAGATGTACGGCCCCGGCGTGTATCCGCGCATTGACCCCGACATCATCAACACCGGCTCGCGCCCGCGCTGGCCGCTGGACGCCAAGGACGAACACGCGACCTTCCGCCGCAGCGTTTACATCTTCGTCAAACGCTCCGTGCTGGTGCCGATGCTCGAAGTCTTTGATTGCCCGATTACCGTGTCGCCCGCGCCCGTGCGTTCGACCTCGACCGTCTCGCCACAAGCGTTGGCATTGATGAACAATCAATTCGTGCTGGAACAGGCCGGTTTCCTGGCCGAGCGTGTTGCAAAGGAAGCGGGCGCGCAACCACGCGCGCAGGTGCGCCGCGCCTTCCAACTGGCGCTGAGCCGCACGCCGAGTGTGAAAGAGATGCAGTGGGCGCTCGCTTTCACCCACACGCAAACGGCCGGGTATGCTGAGCGGAAGAACGAGAAACCGGCGGCGGCGGCGCTGCGCGACTTCTGTCATGCGTTGATCAATCTGAATGAGTTTTTGTATGTGGATTGA